The genomic interval GCCGTGGCTGCGGGTTTGATGCTTGATATCTCTTGGCGCGTGCTCGGTGGACTGCGAGAGAAGCGCCGGCGCCACGCGCGGGTGCGCGTGGCACTGTCCTTGGTCTGTGCAGGGGCGCTGAGCATGGGAATTGCCTCAGTAATCGAGTGTCTCTACATGGCCGCAGACCACTTTCACGCTACTGACAGCCGTTTCATCACGGTCACGCATGCGGCCTTCGGACCGTTGTACCTACCCGGAGCCGGCTTGATGGCCGCGGGCCTGTTTGTGCTGGCAGCTTCGGCAGCACTTCGGCGTTGGCACCTCGGCGATCGCTACCACCTGGGTCGTCTCGTGGCAGAACGCCAAGGGAGACTGCGCCACGGCCTCGCCGTAGCGACCTGCAGCCCGCGACCTCGGCAGGATCTCTACAAGGCCATGATCGCTGCCTACGATGCCGAATCCCGTGGAGACATCCCTCCCTGTCCCAGAAGGGACAAGATGATGAAAGCCGTGGAGGCTCGCTTTGGTAGTTAGTACAGCAACAACGACCGAACACCGTGCTCGGAAGGTCGCTGTTGCGTTCAGCGAGGCGTTTCAACCCCCGATAGTGCTTTCCGTTCTATTTGTGATGATGCCCTCCCTGGTCCAGGGGGCAGGGCTTGCCGGAGCCCTGTGGGGACTCTTAGGGGCGTGCGCGATCTGCTTGATCCCCTTCGCCGTCGTCATCGTCCTGGCCCGTCGAGGCGTCCTGTCTGACCATCACGTCAGCGACAAGAAGGAGCGCGCCCCCATCATGGCCGCCACCTTCGCCCTGGCGGGGCTCTATATGATGGCTTTGTTGACGTGGCAAGGTCCATCGATTCTGCTCGCCCTCGCTGTAGCTTTCGCCTCCGGGATGGTGGGGCTGATCATCATCAGCCCGTGGTGGAAGATCTCCGGACATGCCATGACGGCAGGGAGTGTGGCAGCCATTGCCACGTTGTCCTGGGGCCCATGGGGACTGTTAGCCATCCCGGTGTGTGCCTTCGTGTGCATCAGCCGGGTGGTGTTACGCGCCCATACCGCTAGTCAGGTGATGGCGGGGGCGACTTTCGGCGTGGCCGTCATCGGAGGAATCTACGCTGTGACGTACCGACTGCTAGTCGGGTAGAGGGAGTAGGCATGGAACAGGACGAGCGGACCCCACAGCAGGTCTTGGCCAATAAGGTCAATTTGCTGCTCGACGCGCTGCCCGGCGAGGACGGTAAACCCCTGAACTTTCCTGCGATTCAAGCTGGCTTGCGGGAGCGCGGTGTCGCCCTAGGGCGAACCAAGTGGTATTACCTCACCACTGGCCATCCAGCGCTTCGCACCGATCGCGAGCTGCTGAGCGCCATTGCTGACCTATTCGGTGTCGATCCTGGATTCCTCTTGCACGAGGACGGCCCCTTGCCCGACCAGATCGAGCGGGAACTGAACATGATCATCTCCATGCGTCGCGCACAGGTACGTGACTTCGCCATGCGCGCCCTCGGGGAC from Kocuria turfanensis carries:
- a CDS encoding phosphatase PAP2 family protein, coding for MAATFALAGLYMMALLTWQGPSILLALAVAFASGMVGLIIISPWWKISGHAMTAGSVAAIATLSWGPWGLLAIPVCAFVCISRVVLRAHTASQVMAGATFGVAVIGGIYAVTYRLLVG